Proteins from a genomic interval of Tenacibaculum sp. SZ-18:
- a CDS encoding RDD family protein translates to MNETNLTYKIKTEPNIGDRFAAGLVDYIIIYAVTFFLIYTLGEPNDEGGYSLNGLPGLIPIAFWLFMTVGLEIGFGATLGNSLVGLKPIPKNGTNRKLTFGESFKRHLLDPIDMFFFGLVGIITIKNTDLNQRVGDLWAKTIVVPIKSLNESKN, encoded by the coding sequence ATGAACGAAACAAACTTGACTTACAAAATTAAAACTGAACCAAATATTGGAGACCGATTTGCTGCTGGATTAGTGGATTATATTATAATTTATGCAGTTACATTCTTTCTGATTTATACGCTTGGCGAACCGAATGACGAAGGAGGATATTCCTTAAATGGATTACCAGGATTAATTCCAATTGCTTTTTGGCTGTTTATGACTGTTGGACTTGAAATTGGATTCGGAGCAACTCTCGGAAATTCATTAGTTGGACTTAAACCGATTCCGAAAAACGGAACAAACCGAAAATTGACTTTTGGCGAATCTTTTAAAAGACACTTACTTGACCCAATTGATATGTTCTTTTTTGGATTAGTCGGAATAATAACAATTAAAAATACCGATTTAAATCAAAGAGTTGGAGACTTATGGGCGAAAACTATTGTTGTGCCAATCAAATCTCTGAATGAATCAAAAAACTGA
- a CDS encoding SMI1/KNR4 family protein — MTNLEIIKKLRESTFTDEDGEKYQLEFQDGLTDSEIEQLKEQFPSNNIDSELIEILKETKGWDGYGPEMVYFDSIGQFGFWELSANSITLGHDGFGNHWILDLNESGKPNKVFFACHDPAVFVVHSQNLNEYLKHLLEFYESPDKCHLNEIHDKTVMTIWNENDLCSQKTEFENQNPEFKDFLNKFEGDEWTVADLRTGKNKDGFAWGKFGANQFTERHPTELVWVIKNKKKGFLSRLFGK, encoded by the coding sequence ATGACAAACCTTGAAATAATAAAGAAATTAAGAGAATCTACTTTCACAGACGAAGACGGAGAAAAATATCAACTTGAATTTCAAGACGGATTGACTGATTCCGAAATTGAACAACTGAAAGAACAATTCCCAAGTAACAATATTGACAGTGAATTAATTGAAATACTGAAAGAAACCAAAGGTTGGGACGGTTACGGACCTGAAATGGTTTATTTTGATTCTATTGGACAATTCGGATTTTGGGAATTATCCGCAAACTCAATTACTCTTGGACACGATGGGTTTGGAAATCATTGGATTTTGGATTTAAACGAAAGCGGAAAACCTAACAAAGTATTTTTTGCTTGCCACGACCCAGCAGTATTTGTTGTTCATTCGCAAAATCTAAATGAATATCTAAAACACTTATTGGAATTTTACGAAAGCCCTGACAAATGTCATCTGAATGAAATTCACGACAAAACCGTAATGACAATTTGGAATGAAAATGACCTGTGTTCACAAAAAACCGAATTTGAAAATCAAAATCCTGAATTCAAAGACTTCCTGAATAAATTTGAAGGTGACGAATGGACTGTTGCTGACTTGCGAACTGGAAAAAACAAAGACGGTTTTGCTTGGGGAAAGTTTGGAGCGAATCAGTTTACGGAAAGACATCCAACCGAATTGGTATGGGTAATTAAGAATAAGAAAAAAGGCTTTTTATCAAGACTTTTTGGAAAATAA
- a CDS encoding DUF6985 domain-containing protein has protein sequence MEIEYSEEEDQYYSLITLKSLNQFKKGNRPLNDFICIDFFGFGDEPSKEQLNAYKFLLENEEKIFNSLIIGAVNSYNSIYLKRFEKYIEFLPKITDTCDLKKAISIENIIISDNHKNDSSFIMFKGECNWDEEHGVCLVMLKDEFITMQSWDYHHR, from the coding sequence ATGGAAATAGAATACTCAGAAGAAGAAGATCAATATTATTCATTGATAACCTTAAAATCACTCAATCAATTTAAAAAAGGCAATCGACCGTTAAACGACTTTATATGTATTGATTTTTTTGGTTTTGGAGATGAACCCAGCAAAGAACAATTAAATGCTTATAAATTTCTCTTAGAAAATGAAGAAAAGATATTTAATTCTTTAATCATTGGAGCAGTAAACTCATATAATTCCATTTACTTAAAGAGATTTGAAAAATACATAGAGTTTTTGCCTAAAATAACAGATACCTGTGATTTAAAAAAAGCTATATCAATAGAGAATATAATAATTTCAGATAACCATAAAAATGATTCCTCGTTTATTATGTTCAAAGGTGAATGTAACTGGGATGAGGAACATGGTGTTTGTCTTGTTATGTTAAAAGATGAATTTATAACAATGCAGTCTTGGGACTATCACCACAGATAA
- a CDS encoding DUF4262 domain-containing protein: MSNEKREKYFKMVYDNIEKYGFHSTYVMEEIGFTPFGYSTGIYKNFRIPELFISGLPNGLTNTLITNYAERFKFKEIPLNEKIDDLIDRFPVYFIEVGNDKLTGYTLSSFKFYENSEFKYLQLIFPDLNGFFPNEAEYDYDQEILAE; the protein is encoded by the coding sequence ATGAGTAACGAAAAAAGAGAAAAGTATTTTAAAATGGTTTATGACAATATTGAAAAATATGGATTTCATAGTACCTACGTAATGGAAGAAATTGGATTTACGCCTTTTGGATACTCAACTGGAATATATAAAAATTTTAGAATTCCTGAACTTTTCATTTCTGGACTTCCGAATGGACTAACAAATACGTTGATTACTAATTATGCGGAAAGATTTAAATTCAAAGAAATACCGCTAAATGAAAAAATTGATGATTTAATTGACCGATTTCCTGTTTACTTTATTGAGGTGGGAAATGATAAGCTGACTGGATACACGCTGAGTTCATTTAAGTTTTATGAGAATTCGGAATTCAAATATTTACAGTTAATTTTTCCTGACTTGAATGGATTTTTTCCAAATGAAGCGGAATATGACTATGACCAAGAAATATTAGCAGAATGA